In Acipenser ruthenus chromosome 6, fAciRut3.2 maternal haplotype, whole genome shotgun sequence, the following proteins share a genomic window:
- the LOC117411183 gene encoding A-kinase anchor protein 7-like isoform X3, with amino-acid sequence MGQLCCFPFPRTEERFCEKHVAEPDDAELVSLSKRLVENAVLKAVQQYLEETQLNKHRHADVSLSKTEENLNDNEHRK; translated from the exons ATGGGACAGTTGTGCTGCTTTCCTTTCCCAAGAACCGAGGAGAGATTCT GTGAAAAACATGTGGCTGAGCCGGATGATGCTGAACTAGTGAGTCTCAGTAAGAGACTGGTGGAGAATGCTGTCCTCAAAGCTGTGCAGCAGTACCTGGAGGAGACTCAGCTGAACAAACACAGGCATGCTGACGTTAGCCTGTCTAAGACTGAGGAAAACCTTAATGACAAtgaacacaggaagtga